From a single Brassica oleracea var. oleracea cultivar TO1000 chromosome C5, BOL, whole genome shotgun sequence genomic region:
- the LOC106293305 gene encoding uncharacterized protein LOC106293305 yields the protein MAETTPIKRHREEETLADEEATKRQKPSSSSSSSYNDQILCLLDDSDELNRPNNDLTSFLNALQQEISSDDKNAAVSGVSNVEDSSTSCVSWKEDDVDDENNEKVIQHLLEASDDELGIPTTGFGESNYDMIKNDINQDYVYGNSLLDGFGDAFWELEDEAANYYTLLQSELFL from the coding sequence ATGGCTGAAACAACTCCAATCAAGCGCCACCGAGAAGAAGAAACTCTAGCCGACGAAGAAGCGACAAAGCGACAGAAGCCTTCTTCTTCATCTTCTTCCTCTTACAACGACCAGATTCTCTGTCTCCTCGACGATTCAGACGAACTTAACCGACCCAACAATGACCTAACTTCCTTTCTAAACGCTCTCCAGCAAGAAATCTCATCAGATGACAAAAACGCTGCCGTTTCTGGAGTCTCCAACGTTGAAGATTCGTCGACTTCCTGCGTTTCTTGGAAGGAAGACGATGTTGATGATGAGAACAATGAGAAAGTGATACAGCATCTTTTGGAAGCTTCTGACGACGAACTCGGGATCCCTACCACTGGTTTTGGCGAGAGTAATTATGACATGATTAAGAATGATATTAATCAGGATTACGTATATGGAAATAGTTTGTTAGATGGGTTCGGTGATGCGTTTTGGGAGCTTGAAGATGAAGCTGCTAATTATTATACATTGCTGCAATCTGAGTTGTTCTTGTAG
- the LOC106344603 gene encoding uncharacterized protein LOC106344603: MSWQTRRFSRVCYIDGAWREQDVSTGQGWYCRKMNSEDVMMGAMNLRRSLSPLHAECEALIWAMECMKTLQFSDVVFVTDCSQLVKMVSLPDEWPAFATHMEEFCRSKTFFPNFMIRHISWAQNTMADKLARGARSSPSAMLYVDSLPPVWLSEPVVS, from the coding sequence ATGAGTTGGCAGACACGGAGGTTCTCTCGAGTTTGCTATATTGATGGGGCGTGGAGAGAGCAAGATGTGTCCACAGGCCAGGGCTGGTATTGCCGGAAGATGAATTCGGAGGACGTAATGATGGGCGCAATGAACCTTCGACGTAGCCTATCACCTTTACATGCTGAATGTGAAGCATTGATTTGGGCGATGGAGTGCATGAAGACCCTGCAATTCTCAGACGTAGTATTTGTGACGGATTGTTCTCAATTGGTGAAGATGGTGTCCTTACCCGACGAATGGCCGGCGTTTGCTACACACATGGAAGAATTCTGCCGCAGTAAGACTTTCTTCCCCAACTTCATGATCAGACATATCTCATGGGCACAAAATACAATGGCGGACAAGCTTGCACGTGGTGCGAGGAGTTCTCCTTCAGCTATGCTATATGTCGATTCTTTACCCCCGGTTTGGCTATCTGAACCGGTGGTCTCATAG
- the LOC106293643 gene encoding uncharacterized protein LOC106293643 (The sequence of the model RefSeq protein was modified relative to this genomic sequence to represent the inferred CDS: added 90 bases not found in genome assembly) — MTRVVVRFVIEPMVVVYLSLWDDAASMFRGLINSGDMTQSVMVATTVNPKIFGGNLFLNSTPAMKFYFDPDLQAIAEFIASLEGPVGEGFPCIDTEEGIKKKEVVSIGELNKFISNSDEHTHEADFIRKARVVEFLQQNGWSFVYCTGCSMKLDKIGTSLRCNRCVNPNVTGVIKEMLKVTKKDAAGLTLYEISGGGSKELPQCLTDLAGKDFVFQIRVTPFNFTPSHRTFTVSATLDNITPETFKTSEDQFVQVEGGEASASASNKIRGEDNEPNPSTPGGKESGRKRPRAVTPSTQLCFRLIHFLCVLCMHILF; from the exons CTCATTAACTCTGGTGATATGACACAGTCTGTCATGGTGGCCACTACTGTGAATCCCAAAATATTTGGAG GTAACCTATTCCTCAACTCAACGCCAGCGATGAAATTTTATTTCGACCCTGACCTTCAAGCTATCGCTGAGTTCATAGCCAG CTTAGAAGGCCCAGTAGGAGAAGGTTTTCCCTGCATTGATACCGAAGAAGGGATAAAAAAGAAGGAAGTTGTCTCAATAGGAGAGCTAAACAAGTTCATTTCCAATTCTGACGAGCAT ACACATGAAGCTGATTTTATTCGTAAGGCTCGGGTTGTTGAGTTCCTGCAACAAAATGGGTGGTCTTTTGTCTATTGCACTGGTTGTAGCATGAAGCTTGACAAAATTGGAACTTCTCTCCGTTGCAATCGTTGTGTTAATCCCAACGTCACCGGAGTTATAAA GGAGATGCTTAAAGTGACTAAGAAAGATGCAGCTGGTCTGACTCTATATGAG ATAAGTGGTGGTGGCAGCAAGGAACTCCCACAATGCCTTACAGACCTCGCCGGAAAAGATTTTGTATTCCAGATACGTGTGACACCGTTCAATTTTACCCCAAGCCACCGTACATTCACTGTTTCTGCAACCCTTGACAACATCACTCCAGAG ACTTTCAAGACCAGTGAAGATCAGTTTGTTCAAGTGGAAGGTGGTGAAGCATCGGCATCTGCCAGCAACAAGATTAGGGGTGAAGACAATGAGCCAAATCCATCCACTCCTGGGGGCAAAGAGAGTGGCCGTAAACGTCCAAGAGCTGTCACACCGTCAACCCAACTCTGCTTTCGTTTAATACATTTTCTTTGCGTACTATGTATGCATATCCTATTTTAG